The Archangium primigenium genomic interval TACGCGATGCTGTCCGTAGTGGGGCGGCCCACGGCCGTCAACCCGGACATGCGGCTGCGCGCCATCGCCCGGGCCTACAACTGGCCCATCCTCGACCTCAAGTAACGCACGAAAGCCTTCGCACGACATGCGCCCGCTCAAGACGCTCAAGAAGCTGTACGACGAGGAAAGCCAGGTGGTCATCACCGAGAAGGGCAGCCCCCCGCGGGCGCTCTTCTCCGGGGAGAACTTCCTCCTCGAGGACCTGCCCGTGGGCACCCGGGTCATCTTCCCCCGGCCGCCCCTCGAGGGCGTGCCCAACGTCAAGGCCGCCATCCGCTGGGCCATCAACCACCCGGAGGGCATGGAGCCGCTGCACGCCCTGCTGCGCCCGGGCATGCGGCTCACCTGCGTCATCGACGACATCTCGGTGCCGCTGCCGCCCATGGCCACTCCGGACGTGCGCCAGTCCATCCTGGAGGTGGTGCTGGAGCTGTGCGCCGACTCGGGGGTGGATGACATCCACCTCATCATCGCCAACGCCCTGCACCGGCGCATGACCGAGGCGGAGATGCGGCGCATGGTGGGCCAGAAGATCCACGACGCCTTCTACCCGGACCGCTACTACAACCACGACGCCGAGGACCCGGACGGCATCACCGAGCTGGAGCGCAGCCCGTGCGGCTCGCACGTGGTGGCCGTCAACCGGCGCGTGGCCGAGAGCGACCTGACGGTGTACGTCAACGTGAACTTCGTGCCCATGAATGGCGGGCACAAGTCCATGGGCACGGGCCTGGCCAACTACGCGAGCCTGCGCGCGCACCACAACCCCAAGACGATCCGCAGCTCCGAGAGCTACATGGAGCCGGCGAAGAGCGAGCTGTACCGGCGCAACGAGCGCATCGGCAAGGCGATCGACAAGCACCTCAAGGTGTTCCACATCGAGTCGGTGCTCAACAACCGCATGTTCGGCCCGGGCACGGACTTCCTGCACAAGCGCGAGGAGGACTACTCCGAGGGCGACCGGCTGAAGTTCCACGCCATGCGCTACGCCTTGTCCAAGATGCCGCGCGCCGCGGCGCGCAAGGTGCTCAACGCCATCCCCGCCCCCTACGACGTCACGGGCGTGTTCGCGGGCGCCACCGAGCCCACGCACCAGAAGATCCTGGAGAAGAGCTGGCAGCAGTACGTGGTGCCGGTGCAGGGGCAGAGCGACATCGTCATCTTCCCCATCCCCTTCATCTCGCCCTACAGCGTCAACTCCATCCTCAACCCGCTGCTCGTGCAGGTGATGGGGCTCGGCTACTTCTTCAACCTCAACCGCGGCGTGCCGCTGGTGAAGAAGGGCGGCGTCATCATCCTCACCCACCCCGCCTTCGACGAGTTCGATCCCGTCCAGCACCCGAGCTACATCGAGTTCTTCAACCGCGTGCTGCCCGAGACGCGCGACGCGGTGAAGATCGAGCAGAAGTTCGAGCGCGAGTTCGCCGAGAACCCGAGCTACGTGCACCTGTACCGCAAGGGCAACGCCTACCACGGCGTGCACCCGCTCTACATGTGGTACTGGGGCGAGAATGGCCGCCAGCACGCGGGCAAGGTCATCGTCGCTGGCGCGGAGAACAACCACGTCCCGGCGCTGCTCGGCTGGGACCGCACCGACACGCTCACCGAGGCCATCGAGGAGGCGCGCGGCTTCATGGGCCGCTCGGCCAGCATCAGCCTGCTGCGCATCTCCCCCACCGTCATGGTCGACGTGAAGTAGCCGCCTTCCCGAGATTCCCGACGATGAGCCTCCCCGAGTTGAACGTCACGCAGCTCCTCACCGGCAAGCGCCTCTTGTTCGCGGGCGCCACCGGCTTCGTGGGCAAGGTCACCCTGTCCATGCTCCTGGCGCGCTATGGCCAGGAGCTCGACAAGCTCTACGTGCTGGTGCGCAAGGGCAGCGCCCCGTCGGCCGAGCGGCGCTTCTTCGACAAGGTCGCCACGAGCGAGCCCTTCCAGCCGCTGCGCGACAGCCTCGGGGACGCGGGCGCGCTGGAGTTCATCCGCCAGAAGGTCGAGGTCATCGACGGGGACATCACCGACCCGCTCATGGGGCTGGAGCCCGCCCAGGCCGAGGCGCTCACCGGCCAGGTGCACGCCATCGTCAACTGCGCGGGCCTCGTGTCCTTCAACCCCTCGCTGGAGGTGGGGCTCAACGTCAACACCCACGGCGTGAAGAACACCGTGGAGCTGGCGCTGCGCTGGAAGGTGCCGCTCATCCACATGTCCACCGCGTTCGTGGCGGGCAACCGCAACGGCCTCGTCTTCGAGGACGAGGAGGTGGTGGGCTACTTCCCGCGCCAGGACGAGCTGGACGGGCGCGACTTCAGCCTGGAGCAGGAGATCGCCGACGCGGACAAGGTCGTGGCCCGGCTGCGCGAGCAGGCGGACGACAAGACGCTCACGTCGCTCTTCCGCAAGAAGGCCCTGGAGCGGCTGGAGGAAGAAGGCCGCGACGCCACGGACGAGAAGACGCTGCGCCTGGCCGTGGGCCGCGAGCGCAAGCTGTGGCTGTCCGGCGAGCTCGTGCGCGCGGGCATGGACCGGGCGCGGCACTGGGGCTGGCCCAACACGTACACGTACACCAAGAGCCTGGGCGAGCAGGTCATGGCGAGCACGCCCGGCCTGCGCTACGCCATCGTGCGGCCCTCCATCGTCGAGTCCGCCCAGCACTTCCCCTTCCCCGGCTGGAACGAGGGCTTCACCACCTCGGCGCCGCTCGCCTTCGCGGGCATCAAGGGCCAGCAGCACATCCCCGCGGGTGACCGCGCCATCCTCGACATCATCCCCGTGGACCACGTGGCGGGCGCCACCATCGGCATCACCGCCCACGCCATGCAGGTGGAGGAGCGGCGCGTCTACAACCTGGCCAGCGGGGACGTGAACCCGTTCTACGCGAGCCGCTCCATCGAGCTCGTGGGCCTGTACCGCCGCCGCTACTACCGCAACAAGGAGACGGGCAACGCGCTGCTCAACGAGGTGCGCTCGCGCATCGAGCCCGTGCCGGCCAGCCGCGCCGTGTTCGAGAACCTCAGCGCGCCCATGTTCATCAAGGGCGCGAAGCTCCTGCGCCAGGTGATCGACGAGGTGAAGCCCGCCTGGGGAGCCCCCAAGGTGCAGGCGCTGATGGAGCGCGCGCGCGAGTCGCTGAGCACCGTGGAGGAGGAGGGCTCGAGCCTGTTGGGGCTCATCGAGCTGTTCATGCCCTTCCTCTACGACAACCGCTACGTCTTCCGCTGCGACAACACCCGCTCGGTGTACGCGCGGATGGCGCCGCATGACCGGGCCCGCATCCCCTGGGCGCCCGAGTCCATCGACTGGCGCGTCTACTTCCTCGACACCCACCTGCCCGGCCTGGAGAAGTGGGTGTTCCCGGGCATGGAGGAGGAGAACAAGCGGCGCACCGTCATCCCCGCCCACCGCGACCTCCTGGAGATGCTCGAGGCGAGCGTCAACGCCTGGCGCCACCGCGTGGCCTTCCGCTTCGCCGCGGACGAGAAGGAAGAGCGCCTCACCTACGGCGAGGTCAACCGCTACGCCAACCGCGTGGGCAGCTTCCTGCTCAAGGAAGGCGTCAAGCGCAACGAGCGCGTGATGCTCTTGTCGGAGAACCGGCCCGAGTGGCCCGTCTCCTACTTCGGCATCCTGCGCGCCGGCGGCACCGCGGTGCCCATGGACCCGAGCCTCAACGAGGCCGAGGTCGTCAACATCGCCCGCCGCTCCGAGGCCAAGGTGCTGCTCATCTCGGAGGAGGCGGCGGAGGAACTGCCCCGCATCGCCGAGGCGCTCGCCCAGGCGGGCCTGTCCACGCGCGTGGTCAGCCTCGCCGAGGCGATGAGTGGAGACCCCCAGCACCCGGACAACATCGGCCCGGTGCGCCACACGGCCGCGCCGGACGACGTGGCCAGCCTCATCTTCACCTCCGGCACCACGGGCACGCCCAAGGGCGTGATGCTCACCCACCGCAACTTCGCCTCGCTCATCGCGAAGCTCGCCGGTGCGTTCAACATCGGCATCGGGGACGGCGTGCTGTCCGTGCTCCCCCTGCACCACACCTTCGAGTTCGCCGCGGGCTTCCTCACCCCGTTCTCGCGGGGCGCGGAGATCACCTACATCGACGAGCTCACCTCGGACAAACTCGGCGAGGTGTTCGAGACGGGCCGCGTGTCGGCGATGATCGGCGTGCCCGCGCTCTGGCAGCTCCTGCACCGCAAGGTGACGCAGGAGATGGCCAGCCGCCCGCCGCTCGTCGAGCAGGCGCTCAAGACGCTCATGGCCACCCACGGGGAGCTGCGCAACCGCAGCAGTCTCAACCTGGGCAAGCTGCTCTTCTGGCCCGTGCACCGCAAGTTCGGCGGGAAGATCAAGTTCCTCGTGTCCGGCGGCTCGGCGCTGCCGGATGACGTGCACAAGGCCTTCCACCAGCTCGGCTTCAACATCATCGAGGGCTACGGCCTCACCGAGGCGGCGCCCGTGCTCACCGTCTCCGAGACCAACGTCAACAAGCGCCAGCCGGGCACCGTGGGCAAGGCGCTGCCGGGCATCGAGCTGAAGATCCTCGAGCCGGACACCGAGGGCATCGGCGAGGTCATCGCCCGGGGCCCCAGCGTCATGGCGGGCTACTTCGGGGACAAGGACGCCACCGACGCCGTGCTCAAGGAGGGCTGGCTGTACACCGGCGACCTCGGGCGCCTGGACGCCGACGGTCGGCTCTTCCTGGTGGGCCGCAAGAAGGACGTCATCATCGACGCCAACGGGAAGAACGTGTACCCGGACGAGCTCGAGGAGGTCTACGGCGAGCACCCGCACATCAAGGAGCTGTCCATCGTCGGCATGCCGGACGAGGCGGGCGGCGAGAAGGTGGTGTGCCTGTGCGTGCCGGACTACCAGGAGCGGCCGCGCGAGGAAGTGCGGCGCGAGCTGGAGGAGCACTTCCGCAAGAAGGGCTCGGACATGCCCTTCTACCGCCGGGTGAAGGTGCTGCGCTTCACGGACGTGGAGCTGCCGCGCACCTCCTCGCGCAAGGTCAAGCGCAAGCAGGTGGTGGAGGAGTTCAAGAAGCTCGACCGGCTCGCGGCCTCCGGTGACAAGGCGCGCGAGCGCGTGCAGCAGGCGGGCACGGGCGGCGTGGCCGACTGGCTCTACCCGCTGCTGGCCGAGGTGGTGAACCGCCCCCTCGCCGACGTGCGCCCCGAGGCCCACCTGAGCACGGACCTGGGCGTGGACTCGCTCATGCTCACCGAGCTGTCGGTGGCGCTCGAGCAGGCGGGGGTGCCGCTGCCCAGCGCGAACGATCTCACCCACGTGCAGACGGTGGAGGACCTGCGCAAGCTGGTGCTCTCCAGCGGCCGCAAGCCGAGCGCCGAGACGCGCGCCCGGGACATCTCGCGCGAGGTGAAGAGCGACGAGGAGGTGGAGATCCCCGTGCCCGAGCCCCTGGTCACCCTGGGTCGGCACGCGGTGCGGCTGGGCCAGCGCGCCATCTTCGGTGGCCTGTTCGACGTGAAGGTGACGGGCAAGGCCTTCATCCCGCAGAACCGCAACTTCCTCGTCATCGCCAACCACACGAGCCACCTGGACATGGGCCTCGTCAAGGTGCTGCTCGGCGAGCAGGGCGACCGGCTGACGACCATCGCCGCGCGGGACTACTTCTTCGACACGCCCCTCAAGCGCGCGTACTTCGAGAACTTCACCAACCTCATTCCCATGGACCGGCGGGGCTCCCTGCGCGAGTCGCTGGGCATGGCGGGCAGCGCGCTGCAGCAGGGCTACAACCTGCTCATCTTCCCCGAGGGCACGCGCTCGGTGACGGGCGAGCTGCTCGAGTTCAAGCCCACGCTGGGCTACCTGGCGCTCACCTACAAGGTGGACGTGCTGCCCATCTACATGAAGGGCGCCTTCGAGGCCCTGCCCAAGGGCAGCATGCTGCCCAAGTCGCGCGAGCTGGAGGGCCACATCGGCCCGGCGCTCACCTACGAGATGCTGCGCAAGAAGACCCAGGGCATGTCGCGCTCGGAGAGCTACCGCTACGCCACGCACCTGGCCGAGGACGCCGTGCGCGCGCTCGCCGCGGGGCGGGTGCTGAGCTTCGATGACTCGGCGACGGTGGAGGACCAGCGCCGCGCCCTGTCCACGGGAAGGAACGACACGTGAAGCTGCTCGTCACTGGAGGCTCCGGCTTCCTCGGCTCGCACCTGGTGCCGCGGCTCGTGGCCGCGGGCCATGAGGTCCGCGTCATCGGCCGCTCGCGCCCCAAGGGCCCCGGCTTCGAGACGGTGGAGTACGTCCCCGGCGACCTGAAGGACCGGGACGCCGTGCGGCGCGCGCTCGACGGCGTGCAGGCGCTCTACCACCTGGCGGGGCTCGTCTCCTTCCAGGACAAGGACGCGCGGCGCATGTACGAGCTGCACGTGGACGCCACGCGCGAGCTCTTGCACGACGTGCGCGAGGCGGGCGTCAAGCGCGTCATCCTCGCCTCCACCTCGGGCGCCATCGCCGTGTCCCGCGAGGAGCGCGTGGGCACCGAGGCGGACGACTACCCCATCGAGGTGGTGGGCCGCTGGCCCTACTACCTGTCGAAGATCTACGAGGAGAAGCTGACGCTGGAGTACTGCCGCCAGCACCAGATTCCCCTCGTGGTGCTCAACCCGAGCCTGCTCATGGGCCCGGGGGATGAGCGGCTGTCGTCCACCTGGACGGTGATGAAGTTCCTCCAGGGGGAGATTCCCGCCATGCCCGGCGGGGGCATGTCCTTCGTGGACGTGCGCGACCTGGCCGACGCCTTCGTGAACGCGCTCACGCGGGGCGAGCTCTACGGGCGCCACCTCATGGGCGTGAACCTGTCCATGTGGGACTTCTTCCAGCGCCTGGAGCGGCTCACCGGCGTGTCCGCGCCGCGGC includes:
- a CDS encoding lactate racemase domain-containing protein, with the translated sequence MRPLKTLKKLYDEESQVVITEKGSPPRALFSGENFLLEDLPVGTRVIFPRPPLEGVPNVKAAIRWAINHPEGMEPLHALLRPGMRLTCVIDDISVPLPPMATPDVRQSILEVVLELCADSGVDDIHLIIANALHRRMTEAEMRRMVGQKIHDAFYPDRYYNHDAEDPDGITELERSPCGSHVVAVNRRVAESDLTVYVNVNFVPMNGGHKSMGTGLANYASLRAHHNPKTIRSSESYMEPAKSELYRRNERIGKAIDKHLKVFHIESVLNNRMFGPGTDFLHKREEDYSEGDRLKFHAMRYALSKMPRAAARKVLNAIPAPYDVTGVFAGATEPTHQKILEKSWQQYVVPVQGQSDIVIFPIPFISPYSVNSILNPLLVQVMGLGYFFNLNRGVPLVKKGGVIILTHPAFDEFDPVQHPSYIEFFNRVLPETRDAVKIEQKFEREFAENPSYVHLYRKGNAYHGVHPLYMWYWGENGRQHAGKVIVAGAENNHVPALLGWDRTDTLTEAIEEARGFMGRSASISLLRISPTVMVDVK
- a CDS encoding AMP-binding protein — translated: MSLPELNVTQLLTGKRLLFAGATGFVGKVTLSMLLARYGQELDKLYVLVRKGSAPSAERRFFDKVATSEPFQPLRDSLGDAGALEFIRQKVEVIDGDITDPLMGLEPAQAEALTGQVHAIVNCAGLVSFNPSLEVGLNVNTHGVKNTVELALRWKVPLIHMSTAFVAGNRNGLVFEDEEVVGYFPRQDELDGRDFSLEQEIADADKVVARLREQADDKTLTSLFRKKALERLEEEGRDATDEKTLRLAVGRERKLWLSGELVRAGMDRARHWGWPNTYTYTKSLGEQVMASTPGLRYAIVRPSIVESAQHFPFPGWNEGFTTSAPLAFAGIKGQQHIPAGDRAILDIIPVDHVAGATIGITAHAMQVEERRVYNLASGDVNPFYASRSIELVGLYRRRYYRNKETGNALLNEVRSRIEPVPASRAVFENLSAPMFIKGAKLLRQVIDEVKPAWGAPKVQALMERARESLSTVEEEGSSLLGLIELFMPFLYDNRYVFRCDNTRSVYARMAPHDRARIPWAPESIDWRVYFLDTHLPGLEKWVFPGMEEENKRRTVIPAHRDLLEMLEASVNAWRHRVAFRFAADEKEERLTYGEVNRYANRVGSFLLKEGVKRNERVMLLSENRPEWPVSYFGILRAGGTAVPMDPSLNEAEVVNIARRSEAKVLLISEEAAEELPRIAEALAQAGLSTRVVSLAEAMSGDPQHPDNIGPVRHTAAPDDVASLIFTSGTTGTPKGVMLTHRNFASLIAKLAGAFNIGIGDGVLSVLPLHHTFEFAAGFLTPFSRGAEITYIDELTSDKLGEVFETGRVSAMIGVPALWQLLHRKVTQEMASRPPLVEQALKTLMATHGELRNRSSLNLGKLLFWPVHRKFGGKIKFLVSGGSALPDDVHKAFHQLGFNIIEGYGLTEAAPVLTVSETNVNKRQPGTVGKALPGIELKILEPDTEGIGEVIARGPSVMAGYFGDKDATDAVLKEGWLYTGDLGRLDADGRLFLVGRKKDVIIDANGKNVYPDELEEVYGEHPHIKELSIVGMPDEAGGEKVVCLCVPDYQERPREEVRRELEEHFRKKGSDMPFYRRVKVLRFTDVELPRTSSRKVKRKQVVEEFKKLDRLAASGDKARERVQQAGTGGVADWLYPLLAEVVNRPLADVRPEAHLSTDLGVDSLMLTELSVALEQAGVPLPSANDLTHVQTVEDLRKLVLSSGRKPSAETRARDISREVKSDEEVEIPVPEPLVTLGRHAVRLGQRAIFGGLFDVKVTGKAFIPQNRNFLVIANHTSHLDMGLVKVLLGEQGDRLTTIAARDYFFDTPLKRAYFENFTNLIPMDRRGSLRESLGMAGSALQQGYNLLIFPEGTRSVTGELLEFKPTLGYLALTYKVDVLPIYMKGAFEALPKGSMLPKSRELEGHIGPALTYEMLRKKTQGMSRSESYRYATHLAEDAVRALAAGRVLSFDDSATVEDQRRALSTGRNDT
- a CDS encoding NAD-dependent epimerase/dehydratase family protein gives rise to the protein MKLLVTGGSGFLGSHLVPRLVAAGHEVRVIGRSRPKGPGFETVEYVPGDLKDRDAVRRALDGVQALYHLAGLVSFQDKDARRMYELHVDATRELLHDVREAGVKRVILASTSGAIAVSREERVGTEADDYPIEVVGRWPYYLSKIYEEKLTLEYCRQHQIPLVVLNPSLLMGPGDERLSSTWTVMKFLQGEIPAMPGGGMSFVDVRDLADAFVNALTRGELYGRHLMGVNLSMWDFFQRLERLTGVSAPRLRLPSQVNVFGAKVLEQVAKWRGVKPTLDPQEVDIGEHWFWLDSAKAERELGFRARDVHETLQDTVNDLYTRMAPGHLPGTKGRLADLREGS